A genomic region of Ictalurus furcatus strain D&B chromosome 29, Billie_1.0, whole genome shotgun sequence contains the following coding sequences:
- the LOC128604019 gene encoding zinc finger and BTB domain-containing protein 6-like translates to MDIKTDPITKPSHGFSLLKELDLQRRTETLAFLLEYMYSGTLPPKNLEEPVLYAAIHLQMEQLQNALTRRRKEKEITYTVQDQVNRKRGFTEHESQNKTLISSSDSSYGSDQPPPSTPSYELSQSKHNKTEISVNGIPSVVAEKVEKFNSSCKIVQFQSSVSQTITALHPNTDDKDQCVHSAYTSSKHLSPEPDCRESDNIVVSDVDSVRSFNPFEVEKHGHVPGILSDTFSDKKSHNTTANNSESRSHAFSQFMAESCKRQADIYLENSSSTDTNDTICEKGTSDLNMWHKLGQYYAPTLEMLTVEKVALGEESQNTSHTDCCEFSKLREDCVNAYQGHLRYHCFPEPNDSDSEETCPAPNADVKDHSKDLETIDVAEILLSTRERLKSGSHNHSKTRRFQCSVPECEKAFSQRGSLNRHMRSHLGIRPYSCPLCTMTFSRQYRVNEHMRIHQRSCDDPP, encoded by the exons ATGGAT ATAAAAACTGACCCCATAACCAAACCTTCCCATGGCTTTTCTTTACTGAAAGAGCTGGACTTACAGCGGAGAACAG AAACCCTGGCTTTCCTTCTGGAATACATGTACTCAGGTACATTGCCCCCGAAGAACCTAGAAGAACCAGTGTTGTATGCAGCTATCCACCTGCAGATGGAACAACTGCAGAATGCACTGACCCGtaggagaaaagagaaagagataacATACACTG TTCAGGACCAAGTCAACAGAAAGAGGGGATTTACAGAGCATGAGTCTCAAAATAAGACTCTTATATCTTCATCGGATTCTTCATATGGCTCAGACCAGCCACCACCATCCACGCCAAGCTATGAG TTGTCACAGTCAAAACATAACAAGACAGAAATTTCAGTGAATGGAATCCCAAGTGTGGTTGCTGAGAAAGTTGAAAAGTTCAATAGCTCCTGCAAGATTGTCCAATTTCAATCCAGTGTCTCTCAGACCATCACAGCTCTCCACCCAAACACTGATGATAAAGATCAGTGTGTGCATAGTGCTTACACCAGCAGCAAACATTTGTCTCCAGAACCTGACTGTAGAGAAAGTGACAATATAGTTGTTTCAGATGTGGACAGTGTCCGGTCATTTAATCCTTTTGAAGTAGAAAAACATGGCCATGTACCAGGAATTCTCTCAGACACCTTTAGTGATAAGAAGTCACATAACACCACTGCCAACAACTCTGAGAGCAGATCTCATGCTTTTAGTCAATTTATGGCAGAAAGTTGTAAAAGGCAAGCCGatatatatttagaaaattCTAGCAGTACTGACACAAACGATACAATCTGTGAAAAAGGAACCTCAGATCTTAATATGTGGCATAAACTGGGCCAATATTATGCTCCAACATTGGAAATGTTGACTGTAGAAAAAGTTGCCTTGGGTGAAGAATCTCAAAATACTAGTCACACTGATTGCTGTGAATTCTCCAAACTGAGGGAAGACTGTGTAAATGCCTATCAGGGACACTTAAGATACCACTGCTTCCCAGAACCTAATGATTCAGACAGTGAGGAGACATGCCCAGCGCCTAATGCAGATGTAAAAGACCACTCCAAAGATCTGGAGACGATCGATGTGGCAGAGATATTGCTCTCAACCAGGGAACGACTAAAGTCTGGATCTCACAATCACTCAAAGACACGTCGGTTCCAGTGCTCAGTTCCAGAGTGTGAGAAGGCCTTCAGCCAGCGCGGTTCCTTGAATAGACACATGCGTTCACACCTGGGCATTCGTCCTTACTCCTGTCCCCTCTGCACCATGACTTTTTCCAGACAGTACAGGGTCAATGAGCACATGCGTATCCACCAGAGGAGCTGTGATGACCCACCTTAA